A genomic stretch from Arenicella xantha includes:
- a CDS encoding HlyD family secretion protein — protein sequence MPRLIRFSRIATAVTLIIISIWALYLPPLFPSSTRALLNATTYEVNAPIAGVVSDDNVAEKQLVKAGTTVAKIRRNQEQIRQEIDQDKVFLQKTKTNYEAVVAALTKQLNKFDGAKQDKLVFLTADYREAQKEVALLEAEISLRSEDKDQIAELYQEGIITQAQFQKTKLAAISTERELLAARRKVLSLKTELASLNDQNSTGADIGSGFQLTDSALMAQEIRSLEMQSVTLQAEMVATEQKMQNALQFVEDGQAYPVFSPATGLIWKKRILAGQTVEQGDVLFEVANVESMFVEAYISRQFLDSIEIGDKASVYLNNDKRFLTGRVREIQSQEQGSVAGFAVPSISPSPLSLKLIIGLDRDQVDVGQLGHLAKVIITSANPSFAEKIMVWLSVNLRANY from the coding sequence ATGCCTAGGTTGATTCGTTTTTCTCGTATTGCTACCGCGGTTACCTTAATCATTATATCGATTTGGGCTTTGTATTTGCCACCCTTGTTTCCGTCGAGCACTAGGGCGCTACTAAATGCCACTACCTACGAGGTCAATGCGCCTATCGCTGGGGTTGTCAGTGACGACAACGTTGCTGAGAAGCAACTTGTTAAAGCGGGTACTACGGTCGCCAAAATACGTCGAAATCAAGAACAGATTCGCCAAGAAATTGATCAAGACAAGGTGTTCTTGCAAAAGACTAAGACCAACTATGAGGCGGTGGTTGCAGCGCTTACTAAACAACTTAATAAGTTTGATGGTGCTAAGCAGGACAAACTGGTGTTTTTAACCGCTGACTACCGCGAAGCGCAGAAAGAAGTAGCATTGCTTGAAGCCGAAATCAGCTTGCGCTCTGAAGATAAAGATCAAATAGCCGAGCTTTATCAAGAGGGCATTATCACTCAAGCGCAGTTCCAAAAGACCAAATTAGCTGCCATAAGTACCGAGCGTGAGTTACTTGCTGCGCGGCGTAAGGTGCTAAGCCTAAAGACTGAACTAGCTTCATTGAATGATCAAAATTCTACTGGTGCTGATATCGGGTCGGGCTTTCAACTGACGGATAGTGCGCTCATGGCTCAAGAAATACGGTCTCTTGAAATGCAGAGTGTGACCTTACAAGCTGAGATGGTGGCTACCGAACAAAAAATGCAGAATGCTTTGCAATTTGTTGAAGATGGTCAAGCTTATCCGGTGTTTAGCCCCGCAACTGGGCTGATTTGGAAGAAGCGAATATTGGCGGGGCAGACGGTTGAACAGGGTGATGTTTTGTTCGAAGTTGCTAATGTTGAATCCATGTTCGTAGAGGCTTATATATCGCGCCAGTTTTTGGACAGTATTGAAATCGGTGATAAAGCCAGTGTTTACCTTAATAACGACAAACGTTTTTTAACTGGGCGCGTGCGAGAAATTCAATCGCAAGAGCAGGGTAGTGTTGCAGGGTTTGCTGTGCCGTCAATTTCTCCGAGCCCGTTATCCCTGAAATTAATTATAGGGTTAGACCGTGATCAAGTAGACGTCGGTCAACTTGGGCATCTCGCTAAAGTCATTATTACCAGTGCTAACCCATCGTTCGCTGAAAAAATAATGGTGTGGTTGAGTGTCAACTTGAGAGCGAACTACTAA
- a CDS encoding RNA-directed DNA polymerase, translating into MLKELLEKGYFPSELPAPFTTRDYAAAICAPSLPSSHPYTFGKKGPKYNSKCAVFNLARRGKLRRTLSIPNPINYYHSAKSIADNWVDIEAHYLKSNQSLSRPVVDTHRALGWEKGFAKLSDSKLRTRSASKYILQADISNFYPSIYTHSIPWALHTKSVAKKNFAFSANIGNQIDAHIRNCQEMQTKGVPIGPDSSFAIAEIVMTSIDEMLVPIVGDKYHRYIDDFEFGCSSYQQAETTLGRLQEILEQFELTLNSSKTKIIDSPCSLDPIWLHELKNYRFRNGQTQQRNDFLHYFDLVMDYLAKYPDDPIVKYAILKSSSRLIYSANWPAYQSIILQWAIAEPGILPIALDFIKFYENTGFAIDKDELQETLEFLITEHAPMGHTSEVSYAIFGMILFGVNFSTNIVGIIESVENPIVALLTLDAQQQGLISSSHTFGLWQSLMNPAELKTSNWLLAYEALIKGWLPSATGSDYIKTDDGFKYLQSKNVQFYDHLLISSYLPSDKYWALKDITPEQLKYVLEPSNNALQPTSYLGG; encoded by the coding sequence ATGCTAAAAGAACTGCTCGAAAAAGGATATTTCCCAAGCGAATTACCTGCGCCATTTACCACGCGGGACTATGCTGCCGCCATATGTGCCCCATCGTTACCGTCGAGCCACCCATATACATTTGGAAAAAAAGGACCGAAGTACAATTCTAAGTGCGCCGTTTTCAATTTGGCTAGAAGGGGTAAACTTAGAAGGACACTATCAATTCCAAATCCGATAAATTATTACCATTCGGCTAAGTCCATTGCGGATAATTGGGTAGATATTGAAGCTCACTATTTGAAATCGAACCAATCCTTAAGCAGGCCTGTAGTTGATACGCATCGTGCATTGGGCTGGGAAAAGGGCTTTGCTAAGCTTTCTGACTCTAAGCTAAGAACTAGATCCGCATCGAAGTATATCCTCCAAGCCGATATTAGTAATTTTTACCCGTCAATTTATACGCATAGCATCCCTTGGGCGCTACATACAAAGTCTGTTGCCAAAAAGAATTTTGCTTTTTCAGCAAATATCGGTAATCAGATTGACGCACATATCAGAAATTGCCAAGAGATGCAGACCAAGGGTGTGCCAATTGGGCCAGATTCTTCATTCGCAATTGCAGAAATTGTGATGACATCAATTGATGAAATGTTGGTTCCAATTGTAGGTGACAAGTACCATCGCTATATAGATGACTTTGAGTTTGGTTGTAGCTCTTATCAGCAGGCTGAAACAACACTGGGTAGGCTACAAGAAATACTAGAACAGTTTGAATTAACACTTAATTCGTCAAAAACTAAAATCATTGACTCGCCATGTTCACTAGACCCTATTTGGCTACATGAGCTAAAGAACTACAGGTTTCGTAACGGGCAAACGCAACAGAGAAATGATTTCCTTCATTACTTCGATTTAGTAATGGACTATCTTGCAAAGTATCCAGACGATCCTATAGTAAAGTACGCCATCCTTAAGTCTTCCTCCCGATTAATTTATTCTGCGAACTGGCCTGCTTACCAAAGTATCATATTACAGTGGGCAATTGCTGAACCAGGAATTCTGCCAATCGCATTAGATTTCATTAAATTCTATGAAAATACCGGCTTTGCTATAGATAAAGATGAATTACAAGAAACTTTAGAATTCCTAATAACCGAGCACGCTCCGATGGGGCATACCAGCGAAGTCTCATATGCCATATTTGGCATGATCTTATTCGGAGTTAATTTTTCTACAAACATAGTTGGCATCATTGAATCAGTAGAGAATCCTATTGTTGCCTTACTTACACTGGATGCTCAGCAGCAGGGCCTTATTTCTAGTTCGCATACATTCGGCTTGTGGCAGTCCTTGATGAATCCGGCAGAGCTAAAAACCTCAAATTGGTTGCTCGCATATGAGGCGTTGATTAAAGGTTGGCTACCATCTGCAACTGGCTCTGATTACATCAAAACTGATGATGGCTTTAAGTACTTGCAAAGTAAAAACGTACAGTTTTACGACCATTTACTTATATCGTCTTATTTGCCTTCGGATAAATATTGGGCACTGAAAGATATTACACCTGAGCAGCTAAAGTACGTGCTAGAGCCTTCTAACAATGCGCTCCAGCCGACTTCGTACCTCGGCGGCTGA